The following proteins come from a genomic window of Macrobrachium nipponense isolate FS-2020 chromosome 18, ASM1510439v2, whole genome shotgun sequence:
- the LOC135196886 gene encoding enoyl-CoA hydratase, mitochondrial-like produces the protein MAALMKGRVLQLCSVLREGRHIQSRGRIFQQPIPSLALVNARLMSKESTYEHILVDKKGDGGCVGLVTLNRPKALNALCDPLMIELNDALKTLDADPSVAAVVITGSEKAFAAGADIKQMENIEYVDCVKSNFLAHWDGVTRIRKPIIAAVNGYALGGGCEVAMMCDIILAGEKAKFGQPEIIIGTIPGAGGSQRLAKAIGKSRAMQMCLTGDMITAQQANDWGLVSSVHPPDQLVSEAIKIGEKIATHSKVIVGMCKEAVNKSYELSLSEGLNYEKKLFHSTFATSDRAEGMKAFVQKRKPEFTDS, from the exons ATGGCAGCTCTCATGAAAGGTCGTGTCCTGCAGCTGTGCAGTGTCCTTAGGGAAGGAAGACATATTCAGAGTCGCGGAAGGATTTTTCAGCAGCCGATTCCCTCCCTCGCTCTCGTCAACGCTAGATTGATGTCCAAGG AGTCCACATATGAACACATTTTGGTTGACAAAAAAGGTGATGGTGGTTGTGTGGGCCTAGTCACTCTGAATCGCCCAAAGGCTCTCAATGCTCTGTGTGACCCTTTGATGATTGAATTAAATGATGCCCTGAAGACCTTAGATGCAGATCCATCAGTAGCTGCTGTTGTTATTACTGGTAGTGAAAAAGCCTTTGCTGCAG GTGCAGACATTAAGCAAATGGAGAATATTGAATATGTTGACTGTGTGAAGTCCAATTTCCTTGCGCATTGGGACGGCGTAACAAGAATCCGGAAACCCATCATTGCAGCAGTGAATGGATACGCTCTGGGTGGTGGCTGTGAAGTCGCTATGATGTGTGACATTATATTAGCAGGAGAAAAAGCCAA ATTTGGACAACCAGAAATTATCATTGGCACAATCCCAGGAGCTGGTGGTTCTCAGCGCCTTGCAAAGGCTATTGGAAAATCTCGAGCTATGCAGATGTGTCTAACCGGAGATATGATTACGGCACAGCAGGCTAATGACTGGG GCTTAGTAAGTTCAGTGCACCCTCCAGATCAGCTTGTAAGTGAAGCTATCAAAATTGGAGAAAAAATTGCAACACATTCTAAAGTTATCGTAGGAATGTGTAAGGAGGCAGTCAACAAAT CTTATGAATTGTCACTGAGCGAAGGCCTCAATTATGAGAAGAAACTGTTCCATTCAACTTTTGCTACA aGTGATCGTGCAGAGGGAATGAAAGCATTTGTCCAGAAGAGGAAGCCAGAATTTACTGACAGCTAA